A portion of the Vibrio coralliirubri genome contains these proteins:
- a CDS encoding putative manganese transporter, with product MDRLISFLPSSSAAKTTQFSLSFKRLLLPISLSALVAAPATRELTVTTLSDAFWAVSCYVALTLAIYHWLSLYINKDNVFNKLVHQSRSNQVVFAALMGALPGCGGAIVVTTQFISGKLGFGAVVAVLVSTMGDAAFLLIASEPKTGLAMMAMGVIVGTASGRIINLFHADDFLRPKQAEKNEATNSCASQSQDKKSVSKKAINLQGYLWSVLIVPGAAVALLGSFQVDVNELLALPEMSMEWAGTILLISSMFLWGLTREIEDYKSAVSEDEKCIGSHPLQKTAQDTNFVTAWVVVAFLFFEFGSVIANVDFATLFSSWGIMLPLAGVLMGLLPGCGPQLLVTSLYLSGALPLSAQVGNAISNDGDALFPAIAMAPKAALVATLYSSVPALICAYGYWFMFEI from the coding sequence ATGGATCGACTAATCTCTTTTTTGCCAAGCAGTAGTGCTGCGAAAACAACTCAGTTTTCACTGTCATTTAAGCGCCTGCTTTTGCCTATCTCACTTTCAGCTTTAGTCGCGGCTCCCGCCACGCGAGAATTAACGGTCACCACCTTGTCAGACGCCTTCTGGGCAGTGTCTTGTTATGTCGCTTTAACCTTGGCTATTTACCACTGGTTAAGCCTGTACATCAACAAAGATAACGTCTTCAATAAGCTCGTCCATCAATCTCGTTCAAACCAAGTGGTATTCGCGGCTCTCATGGGGGCGCTACCCGGCTGTGGCGGTGCGATAGTGGTGACCACACAATTTATCTCGGGAAAACTCGGATTTGGTGCGGTAGTTGCGGTGCTCGTCTCAACCATGGGTGACGCGGCGTTCCTACTCATAGCGAGCGAGCCGAAGACAGGTTTAGCCATGATGGCGATGGGCGTGATTGTGGGTACTGCGTCAGGCCGAATTATTAACTTATTTCACGCAGACGACTTCTTACGCCCGAAACAAGCAGAAAAAAATGAAGCCACCAACAGCTGCGCTTCTCAATCTCAAGACAAAAAATCGGTCTCTAAAAAAGCGATAAACCTGCAAGGTTACCTTTGGTCTGTACTGATTGTTCCTGGTGCTGCCGTTGCCCTACTTGGCTCTTTTCAAGTCGATGTGAACGAGCTGCTCGCTTTGCCTGAAATGTCGATGGAATGGGCGGGGACAATTTTGCTAATCAGCTCGATGTTTCTGTGGGGGTTGACTCGCGAAATTGAGGATTACAAATCAGCCGTGAGTGAGGACGAAAAATGTATAGGCTCTCACCCATTGCAAAAGACCGCTCAAGATACAAACTTTGTCACCGCTTGGGTGGTGGTTGCCTTTCTTTTCTTTGAATTTGGCTCTGTGATAGCAAATGTCGATTTTGCGACGCTATTCTCAAGCTGGGGCATCATGCTCCCCCTGGCTGGCGTGTTGATGGGTTTGCTACCGGGCTGTGGACCGCAATTATTGGTCACTAGCTTATACCTTTCAGGCGCACTCCCACTTTCGGCTCAGGTAGGTAACGCAATTTCAAATGATGGTGATGCACTATTTCCTGCTATCGCGATGGCACCGAAAGCAGCACTGGTCGCAACCTTGTATTCAAGTGTGCCCGCTTTAATCTGTGCTTATGGCTATTGGTTTATGTTTGAGATCTAA
- a CDS encoding ATP-binding cassette domain-containing protein: protein MSALLEVSDLSKDFTTRSGLFRKKIHQAVKPVSFSLEAGQTIGFIGQNGSGKSTLARMLAGMVEPTAGEIRVNGEKLEHKDYSTRCKLIRMIFQDPNTSLNPRIQIGRILEGPLKRNTNMPPEARMRRVKDTLLRVGLLPEHAYFYPQMLAAGQKQRVCLARALILQPSIIVADEALNGLDMAMRSQIINLFLELQEEMGVSFVYVSQHLGIVKHITDKIIVMHEGNVVESGETDQVLTNPTHQITQRLVESHFSKAPNH from the coding sequence ATGAGTGCATTATTAGAAGTCAGTGATTTGTCTAAAGACTTTACGACTCGCTCTGGTCTTTTCCGTAAAAAGATTCATCAGGCGGTGAAACCAGTAAGCTTTTCTCTTGAAGCAGGCCAGACAATTGGTTTTATCGGCCAGAATGGTTCTGGCAAATCAACATTAGCCAGAATGCTCGCAGGCATGGTCGAACCAACCGCTGGCGAGATCCGCGTGAATGGCGAAAAGCTAGAACACAAAGACTACTCGACTCGTTGTAAGCTGATTCGAATGATCTTCCAAGACCCGAATACGTCGCTTAACCCGCGCATTCAGATCGGTCGAATTCTTGAAGGTCCATTAAAGCGAAACACCAACATGCCACCAGAAGCCCGTATGCGTCGTGTGAAAGACACACTACTGCGCGTGGGCCTTCTACCAGAACATGCTTACTTCTACCCTCAGATGCTTGCTGCGGGCCAGAAACAAAGGGTTTGTTTGGCTCGCGCCTTAATACTTCAGCCATCCATCATTGTCGCTGATGAAGCGTTGAATGGTTTGGACATGGCAATGCGCTCGCAAATCATCAATCTGTTCTTAGAACTTCAAGAAGAGATGGGCGTATCGTTCGTTTATGTCTCTCAACACCTCGGTATTGTGAAGCACATTACCGACAAGATCATTGTCATGCACGAAGGCAATGTGGTTGAGAGTGGGGAAACAGATCAAGTGTTGACCAATCCAACTCACCAAATCACCCAAAGATTAGTTGAGAGCCATTTCTCCAAAGCGCCGAACCACTAA
- the sapA gene encoding ABC transporter substrate-binding protein SapA: MKALIRLSLSICTLSFLAGCGESVNHEQIREKGFIYCGQGNPSTFNPQLVDSGITAESLSPQIFDTLLTLDPMTYRPKQNLATSWSVDKSGTEYTFKLRPNVAFQTTDWFTPTRSMNAQDVVFSFERVIDSSNPFHYVGGGLYPWFAGIDFKNLIVDITAVDDLTVKFQLSRPDNSFLNNIATSYAVIHSKEYANKLIAADEKNRIDSNPVGTGPFYLDEYQINDLVRLKKNKHYWKGQVQMDQVVFDTSQRGTGTLAKLLRSECDVLNSPISSQIPIIQAHEELKISATPAVNVSFIALNTEHPALRDSRVRKALNLAINRQNILDSVYYGTGTKAYTLLPPTSWAHQKDSVQVRYDRNYAVALLKEAGVEPGLELSMWVPLEPRAYNPSPRKTAELIQANLADIGIELKLYTDDRFDRTQLSSISSTDLLLTGWIGNTGDPDNFLRPLLSCSSERAGLNVSMWCNSDFDFLLDLALEINQQRHRVNLYRQAQNILNEEVPVIPLAHGVQFRVHDRSLTGFKASPFNAQPFDQVRREVQ; encoded by the coding sequence ATGAAAGCACTAATAAGACTATCACTGAGCATCTGCACGCTGAGCTTTCTCGCTGGATGTGGTGAGAGTGTGAATCACGAGCAAATCCGTGAAAAAGGCTTCATTTATTGCGGCCAAGGTAATCCTAGTACCTTCAACCCACAGCTGGTTGATAGTGGCATTACCGCAGAATCGCTGAGTCCTCAAATCTTCGATACACTGCTCACTCTTGATCCGATGACGTACCGACCAAAACAGAACTTGGCGACAAGTTGGTCTGTTGATAAATCAGGTACAGAATACACGTTCAAACTGCGCCCAAATGTTGCGTTCCAAACAACAGACTGGTTCACCCCAACTCGTAGCATGAATGCACAAGATGTGGTGTTTAGCTTTGAACGTGTCATTGATAGTTCAAACCCATTTCATTATGTGGGCGGCGGCTTATACCCGTGGTTTGCCGGAATCGACTTCAAGAACCTGATTGTCGATATCACCGCGGTTGACGACCTAACAGTGAAATTCCAATTAAGTCGCCCAGACAATTCATTTCTCAACAATATCGCCACCAGCTATGCAGTCATTCACTCTAAAGAGTATGCCAACAAGCTCATTGCAGCGGATGAGAAAAATCGAATCGATTCCAATCCAGTCGGCACTGGCCCTTTCTACTTGGATGAATACCAAATCAACGACCTAGTGCGCTTGAAAAAGAACAAGCACTACTGGAAGGGTCAAGTACAAATGGACCAAGTTGTGTTCGATACTTCGCAACGTGGAACAGGCACACTTGCTAAGCTTCTACGCAGTGAATGTGATGTGCTCAACTCACCAATTTCTAGCCAAATTCCTATTATTCAGGCTCATGAAGAGTTGAAGATTTCTGCCACTCCGGCGGTTAATGTCTCTTTCATTGCGCTGAATACTGAGCACCCTGCACTGCGTGACTCTCGAGTTCGTAAAGCGCTAAACTTAGCCATCAATCGTCAAAACATCCTTGATTCTGTGTATTACGGTACAGGAACCAAAGCCTACACCTTGCTTCCTCCGACTTCTTGGGCTCACCAAAAAGACAGCGTTCAAGTTCGCTACGACCGAAACTATGCGGTTGCGCTTCTCAAAGAAGCTGGCGTAGAGCCTGGGTTAGAGCTTTCAATGTGGGTACCACTAGAGCCACGCGCATACAATCCAAGTCCAAGAAAAACGGCAGAACTGATCCAAGCAAACTTGGCTGATATTGGTATTGAGTTGAAACTCTATACCGACGACCGATTTGACCGCACACAGTTGTCCTCTATTTCCTCAACAGACTTGTTGCTTACAGGCTGGATAGGCAATACCGGTGATCCAGACAACTTCTTGCGCCCGCTGCTCTCATGCAGCTCTGAGCGTGCAGGGTTAAACGTCTCGATGTGGTGTAATTCAGACTTTGATTTCCTTCTCGACTTAGCATTAGAAATCAATCAACAAAGGCACCGTGTGAACTTGTACCGACAAGCCCAAAACATTCTCAATGAAGAAGTTCCTGTGATTCCTCTGGCTCATGGCGTGCAATTTCGCGTGCACGATCGTTCGCTAACAGGCTTTAAAGCAAGTCCTTTCAATGCCCAACCTTTTGATCAAGTCAGAAGAGAGGTGCAGTAA
- a CDS encoding manganese-dependent inorganic pyrophosphatase, whose amino-acid sequence MILVVGHKNPDSDSICSALVATELLKARGEEATPIRQGEINRETQHILEVAGAEKPELRTSVAGEKIWLVDYSDLAQAPDDVADAEIVGIVDHHRLGDVMTVNPMEAWIWPVGCTNTVLFNMFKIEGHAISQQIAKLMMSAILSDTVGFASPTCTQKDKDAVAELAEIAGVTDVDAFIKALLIAKTNIEGLSAAQLVEKDLKGYPFNGRDVVVGQVELATLEQVDGMIEALEADLEERCEKDGLAFAAVMLTDITTAQTRLLYKGEWAEKLVKHEKDGVLMMENTLSRKKQGWPWLQGELV is encoded by the coding sequence ATGATTTTAGTTGTTGGTCACAAAAACCCTGATAGTGACAGTATTTGTAGTGCGTTAGTTGCAACAGAGCTTCTTAAAGCTCGTGGCGAGGAAGCGACACCAATTCGCCAAGGCGAGATCAACCGCGAAACTCAACACATTCTAGAAGTCGCTGGTGCTGAAAAGCCAGAGCTTCGTACTTCTGTTGCTGGTGAGAAAATCTGGCTAGTAGATTACTCAGACCTAGCACAAGCACCAGATGATGTTGCTGATGCAGAGATCGTAGGTATTGTCGATCACCACCGTCTAGGCGACGTGATGACAGTAAACCCAATGGAAGCTTGGATCTGGCCTGTTGGTTGTACAAACACTGTACTTTTCAACATGTTCAAGATTGAAGGTCACGCAATCTCTCAACAAATCGCTAAACTAATGATGTCTGCAATTCTTTCAGACACAGTTGGTTTCGCTTCTCCAACATGTACTCAAAAAGACAAAGACGCCGTTGCTGAGCTTGCTGAAATCGCTGGCGTAACTGACGTTGATGCATTCATCAAAGCGCTTCTAATCGCTAAGACAAACATCGAAGGCCTATCTGCTGCACAGCTAGTAGAAAAAGACCTTAAAGGCTACCCATTCAACGGTCGTGATGTTGTTGTTGGTCAAGTTGAACTTGCGACTCTTGAGCAAGTAGACGGCATGATCGAAGCACTAGAAGCTGATCTTGAAGAGCGTTGTGAGAAAGACGGTCTAGCGTTCGCAGCGGTAATGCTAACAGATATCACTACTGCTCAAACTCGTCTTCTATACAAAGGTGAGTGGGCTGAGAAATTGGTTAAGCACGAGAAAGACGGCGTATTGATGATGGAAAATACACTAAGCCGTAAGAAGCAAGGCTGGCCTTGGCTACAAGGTGAGCTTGTTTAA
- a CDS encoding oligopeptide/dipeptide ABC transporter ATP-binding protein, protein MPLLDIRHLTIEIETPQGMVKAVDRMSITLNEGEIRGLVGESGSGKSLVAKAIVGVCKENWKVSADRMRLGNIDLLQLTPKERRRVIARDIAMIFQEPSTCLDPSEKVGNQLVEAIPSHSFEGRWWQRFKWRKKQAIALLHKVGIKDHSRLMDSYSYELTDGECQKVMIAMAIAAKPKVLIADEPTNDLDPITQSQILRLLSRMNQINNTTIVLIGHDLTTITQWATRITVMYCGQSVESADTPKLLDAPKHPYTVALLKAMPDFNDWIPHKEKLQSLPGSIPPLQHLPIGCRLGPRCPYAQRQCVEIPHTKRIKNHKFNCHFPLNMEKKKKS, encoded by the coding sequence ATGCCGTTACTTGATATTCGACATCTAACTATCGAGATAGAGACCCCTCAAGGGATGGTTAAAGCGGTAGATCGAATGAGTATTACCCTCAATGAAGGGGAAATTCGTGGCTTAGTAGGTGAATCAGGCTCAGGTAAGAGCTTGGTTGCAAAAGCGATCGTCGGAGTATGTAAAGAAAACTGGAAGGTTTCTGCAGACCGAATGCGCTTAGGTAATATCGACCTACTGCAACTGACGCCGAAAGAAAGGCGCCGAGTGATCGCCCGCGATATCGCGATGATCTTCCAAGAGCCATCGACGTGTCTTGACCCTTCTGAAAAAGTAGGCAACCAGCTCGTTGAAGCGATCCCTTCTCATTCGTTTGAAGGTCGTTGGTGGCAACGATTTAAGTGGCGTAAGAAGCAAGCGATCGCGTTACTGCACAAAGTGGGCATCAAAGACCACTCTCGCCTAATGGACAGTTACTCTTATGAACTAACCGATGGTGAGTGTCAAAAAGTCATGATCGCAATGGCGATCGCTGCCAAGCCAAAAGTCTTGATTGCAGATGAGCCAACCAACGATTTAGATCCAATTACACAGTCTCAAATATTGCGTCTGTTGAGCCGTATGAACCAGATCAATAACACCACCATCGTGTTGATCGGCCATGACTTAACCACCATTACCCAATGGGCAACCCGCATTACCGTGATGTACTGTGGTCAATCTGTAGAATCTGCTGATACGCCGAAGTTGTTGGATGCACCCAAGCACCCATATACCGTTGCTCTGCTAAAAGCGATGCCAGACTTTAACGATTGGATTCCCCATAAAGAGAAGCTCCAGTCTTTGCCGGGGTCAATTCCACCGCTGCAACATCTTCCTATTGGTTGTCGATTAGGCCCTCGCTGTCCATACGCACAAAGGCAGTGTGTCGAGATCCCACATACTAAACGTATCAAGAACCATAAGTTTAACTGTCACTTCCCTCTGAATATGGAGAAGAAAAAGAAATCATGA
- a CDS encoding DUF2927 domain-containing protein, with product MYRTASMLPLLLVLLSFNATSTPLTWLDRSFVETAFYNVALQHEYSQGNKPLAKWKQPIKIWIDHRVGDEELHKELTELHIQHLSEVTQHPITIVNKESEANVKWIYTRQSQWISEAKSVLKLKSTQHLNSAICTAGYRTNSKGEIVYAGIVIPVDQARSRGKLVACIVEEITQVLGLPNDSDKAYPSIFNDHTPEDLLSPLDVVLLQLLYEPELKAGMTKTEVKPIVRKILKRYSKTDVLQQASKAAQQAPLYQLIGY from the coding sequence ATGTATCGAACAGCTTCAATGCTTCCCCTCTTGTTGGTGCTGTTATCCTTTAACGCGACAAGCACACCGCTCACATGGCTAGATAGAAGCTTCGTCGAAACAGCCTTTTATAACGTCGCGCTTCAACACGAATACTCCCAAGGCAACAAACCGCTCGCCAAGTGGAAACAGCCGATCAAGATTTGGATCGATCATCGAGTTGGCGATGAGGAACTGCATAAAGAGCTCACAGAGCTTCATATCCAACACTTATCTGAAGTCACCCAACACCCGATAACAATCGTCAATAAAGAGTCCGAAGCGAACGTTAAATGGATATACACGAGGCAAAGCCAATGGATATCTGAGGCGAAATCGGTGCTTAAACTCAAATCCACTCAACATTTAAATAGCGCCATCTGTACGGCAGGTTATCGAACCAATTCTAAAGGTGAGATCGTTTACGCTGGGATTGTAATTCCCGTTGATCAGGCCAGATCGCGAGGTAAGCTGGTCGCCTGTATCGTGGAAGAGATCACACAGGTTCTCGGCCTGCCGAATGATTCAGATAAAGCCTACCCTTCTATTTTCAACGACCACACGCCAGAAGACTTATTATCGCCCTTAGACGTAGTGCTACTGCAACTGCTGTATGAACCAGAACTGAAAGCTGGAATGACAAAAACTGAAGTAAAACCTATCGTTAGAAAGATACTCAAGAGGTACAGTAAAACAGATGTACTTCAACAAGCTTCTAAAGCCGCACAGCAAGCGCCTTTGTATCAGTTGATTGGGTATTGA
- the sapC gene encoding putrescine export ABC transporter permease SapC, whose product MLTNNVYQEEQIPTQFERFWRSFRSNNLAMFGLWCLVLIILVTVTSPWLAPHDAQEQTGHLLTPPSWDPAGTVEYFLGTDDLGRDILSRLIIGSQLTFGAAVVITFIAAVIGCLIGVLAGMTRGLLSSTLNHLLDTVMSIPSLLLAIIFVAFLGFGEFNILLALCLALIPRFIRSVYIAVHAEVEKDYILASRLDGANDFYLLWNSILPNILTVIALEVTLALSVAILDITALGFLGLGAQAPSTEWGSILGDSVELIYLAPWTVTLPGLAIMFTVIVINLVGEGVRQALNAGIE is encoded by the coding sequence ATGCTAACAAATAACGTCTACCAAGAAGAACAGATTCCAACCCAGTTCGAACGTTTCTGGCGCAGCTTCCGCAGCAATAATCTAGCTATGTTTGGCTTGTGGTGTTTGGTGCTTATCATTCTGGTCACCGTCACTTCACCGTGGCTAGCCCCGCATGATGCACAAGAACAAACCGGCCACCTATTAACGCCGCCCTCTTGGGATCCAGCGGGAACGGTTGAATACTTTCTAGGTACGGATGACTTAGGCCGAGATATTCTCTCTCGCTTGATCATTGGCTCTCAGCTGACGTTTGGCGCCGCAGTGGTGATTACCTTTATCGCAGCCGTCATTGGTTGTCTGATTGGCGTACTTGCTGGTATGACTCGTGGATTGCTATCAAGTACGTTAAACCACCTGCTTGATACCGTTATGTCGATTCCATCTCTTCTGCTGGCGATTATCTTCGTGGCATTCCTTGGCTTTGGCGAGTTCAATATCTTGCTCGCCTTGTGTTTGGCACTGATTCCGCGCTTTATACGCTCGGTGTACATTGCCGTGCATGCTGAAGTAGAAAAAGACTATATTCTGGCTTCTCGCCTTGATGGTGCGAACGATTTTTACCTGCTATGGAACTCAATCCTTCCGAACATTCTTACCGTGATCGCACTTGAAGTTACGCTGGCACTGTCAGTTGCAATTCTTGATATCACGGCTTTAGGTTTCCTAGGGCTTGGCGCTCAAGCACCGAGTACCGAATGGGGCTCAATCTTGGGTGATTCGGTCGAATTGATTTACCTTGCGCCATGGACAGTAACCCTACCCGGCTTAGCAATTATGTTTACAGTGATCGTGATTAACCTCGTCGGTGAAGGTGTTCGCCAAGCGCTAAATGCAGGAATCGAATAA
- a CDS encoding DUF2750 domain-containing protein: MTTQLDDKKIAEINKYTGEQRLKYCVKEIVANREVWILTDEHGCVMLNTEDEDCVPVWPNQEFAESWATGDWSECKAESISLNKWHSRWTNGLEDDELAVVVFPNEQEEGVILFPDEFDFELKKQAAKR, encoded by the coding sequence ATGACTACACAGCTAGACGATAAAAAAATCGCTGAAATCAACAAGTATACGGGCGAGCAACGCCTGAAATACTGTGTGAAAGAAATCGTAGCAAACCGTGAAGTATGGATCTTAACCGATGAACACGGTTGTGTAATGCTGAACACAGAAGATGAAGACTGTGTTCCAGTATGGCCAAACCAAGAGTTCGCAGAATCATGGGCAACGGGTGATTGGTCTGAGTGTAAAGCTGAGTCTATTTCGTTGAACAAATGGCACAGTCGCTGGACGAATGGTCTAGAAGACGACGAACTTGCTGTTGTGGTATTCCCGAACGAGCAAGAAGAAGGCGTTATCTTGTTCCCGGATGAGTTCGATTTCGAATTGAAAAAGCAGGCTGCTAAGCGCTAG
- a CDS encoding ABC transporter permease, giving the protein MFWYTLRRVNLFVITLGILTLVGFSLLRLDQTSPWAIQDFWPGWISYITELSTLNFGLSKHGVPIIDELVVVFPATLELCFFAFVLALIIGIPFGTIAGMRQGKFVDTTISFTSMAGYSAPIFWVALLMIMVFSLHFEMFPVGGRYDLLYEIEHVTGFAMIDAFFAEGRYRAHALQSVIEHMALPCLVLALAPTTQVIRLMRASVAEVMTQNYIRAARIKGLSTREIITQHVLRNAIPPIIPKVGVQLSSMLTLAIITESIFNWPGIGRWLLDALSNQDYVSIQAGVIVVATLVLTANIMSDLLGAMINPLVRKEWYANK; this is encoded by the coding sequence ATGTTTTGGTATACATTAAGACGTGTAAACTTATTCGTTATTACGCTAGGGATTCTGACCTTAGTGGGTTTTTCCCTGCTTCGATTAGACCAAACCTCCCCATGGGCAATTCAAGATTTTTGGCCCGGTTGGATTAGCTATATCACTGAATTATCGACGCTAAACTTCGGCCTAAGTAAACACGGTGTACCTATCATCGATGAATTAGTCGTGGTGTTCCCTGCAACGCTAGAGCTGTGCTTCTTTGCCTTTGTGTTGGCACTCATCATCGGTATCCCTTTCGGCACCATTGCTGGTATGAGACAGGGTAAGTTTGTTGATACCACCATATCGTTCACCTCAATGGCCGGTTACTCTGCACCGATATTTTGGGTCGCGTTGCTGATGATCATGGTGTTTTCACTGCACTTTGAAATGTTCCCCGTTGGTGGCCGATACGACCTACTTTACGAAATTGAACACGTGACTGGCTTCGCGATGATTGACGCCTTTTTTGCCGAAGGTCGCTACCGTGCGCACGCACTTCAAAGTGTTATCGAGCATATGGCGTTGCCTTGTCTTGTTTTAGCACTGGCGCCAACGACTCAGGTCATCCGATTGATGAGAGCTTCAGTGGCTGAAGTAATGACGCAAAACTACATCCGCGCTGCGCGAATTAAAGGTCTTTCAACAAGAGAGATCATCACGCAGCACGTGCTAAGAAACGCGATACCTCCGATTATTCCAAAGGTCGGCGTTCAACTATCGAGTATGTTAACGCTTGCTATTATTACCGAGTCTATCTTTAACTGGCCGGGCATTGGTCGTTGGTTGTTGGATGCCTTATCGAATCAAGATTACGTTTCAATTCAAGCAGGCGTAATTGTGGTAGCAACCTTGGTTTTGACCGCCAACATTATGTCCGATCTACTGGGCGCGATGATCAATCCACTGGTAAGGAAGGAATGGTATGCTAACAAATAA